CGATTTCTGGAAAACTCTTTTTCCGGTAAGTGTGTTGGTGGAAAGGTGGAAACTTTAGGTTAGAAGTCGATGTTTACGATGAGGTTTATGGTCAAATTTGATACAGATCTTGCATGAATATTTGTTGTCTTTTTGTTACCTGAGTGATATGCATACTTTTGTTTGCTTCCTGAAGATGTCTTCTTTCggctgtttttgttttttttttaattaaatttcataGTAAATTTGAAATTATCGTGTTGTACTTTAAGCTTCTAGTAAACTTTAGTCTAAGTTAACTTTAGTCTAAGTTAAAAGTATTGAactttatatgatatttttgattGTACTAAAAGAGGGGTTTTGGTTGGATTGTTTAAAGGTTGCTGTGGCACATACAATCGGTCATGTGGCTGCAACGGTGAGTATGTCCAAGGTTGCGGTTTCCTTCACTCACATCATCAAGAGTGGTGAACCTGCGTTTAGTGTTCTTGTCTCGAGGTTCCTTTTGGGTGAAACCTTCCCTACTTCGGTTTACTTGTCCCTCATTCCCATCATTGGTGGTTGTGCTCTCTCTGCCCTTACCGAGCTTAACTTCAACATGACTGGTAATTCTAGATCGTGACAACGTTGTTGTCTTTGTGATTTGGGATTGAGAACTAATAATGAATCATTATGTTACTTTCTGTTTCAGGTTTCATGGGGGCGATGATTTCGAACTTGGCTTTTGTGTTTCGtaacatcttctcaaagaaGGGAATGAAGGGAAAGTCTGTGAGCGGAATGAACTACTACGCTTGTCTCTCCATGCTATCACTCTTGATCCTCACCCCCTTTGCAATTGCGGTTGAAGGTCCTCAGATGTGGATCGATGGCTGGCAAAAGGCTCTCTCCGACGTCGGACCTCAGTTCGTCGGGTAAACTCTTTTAAACTCAAAAAGCATCGTTTTGACGTTTTGTTCTGTTAGATGTAGTCTTGTCCTGTTCCTTAAAATATCAAGTTCTTGTCGTTTTGACGTTTTGGGTCTTTGTCGTGATTAGGACAATGAATCCATCTCATTCGCTTCCAAAATGTGCAGGTGGGTGGCTGCGCAGAGTGTGTTCTATCATCTCTACAACCAAGTGTCTTACATGTCTTTAGACCAAATCTCTCCCTTGACGTTTAGTGTCGGTAACACCATGAAGCGTATCTCAGTCATCGTCTCCTCCATCATTATCTTCCGCACCCCTGTCCAGCCCGTTAACGCTCTTGGAGCTGCCATTGCTATCCTCGGAACCTTCTTGTATTCCCAGGTATAAACCACACAACACTCAAAAATCTTTAAATGACCATTATACCCCTGCTATCCATATGCAATATGACAAATAAACGTCTCTTGGCTTCATTGCACAGCCACATGATGACCCTTTAGCCGTATGGTTAAAGCTAACTATTACTTCTTCGACATCATCAAGGATCAATATCTTGAAATCCTCATCTTGATGTTACTTTATCACGGTTTTTTTGCGTGTGGTGCAGGCA
Above is a window of Brassica napus cultivar Da-Ae chromosome A10, Da-Ae, whole genome shotgun sequence DNA encoding:
- the LOC106371240 gene encoding glucose-6-phosphate/phosphate translocator 1, chloroplastic yields the protein MVLAAKQALSAKIGFSNPLSRRNPSSPLQRSPLAASFPSTTDLPKRTVLAVSKPLHLSPMRAKPPARREAYEGDKSEPQPIDDAAETKSEAAKKLKIGIYFATWWALNVVFNIYNKKVLNAYPYPWLTSTLSLAAGSLMMLISWAVGIVETPKTDFDFWKTLFPVAVAHTIGHVAATVSMSKVAVSFTHIIKSGEPAFSVLVSRFLLGETFPTSVYLSLIPIIGGCALSALTELNFNMTGFMGAMISNLAFVFRNIFSKKGMKGKSVSGMNYYACLSMLSLLILTPFAIAVEGPQMWIDGWQKALSDVGPQFVGWVAAQSVFYHLYNQVSYMSLDQISPLTFSVGNTMKRISVIVSSIIIFRTPVQPVNALGAAIAILGTFLYSQAKL